A single window of Pseudanabaenaceae cyanobacterium SKYG29 DNA harbors:
- a CDS encoding zinc ribbon domain-containing protein, with the protein MPVYDFRCRQCGEFEVWRSLSEMSLPVYCPTCGASARRIYTPPAIALNGPLRLDRQEQKEPRLVRQEREPEKPRFRSSTCGRPWMIGH; encoded by the coding sequence ATGCCAGTGTATGACTTTCGTTGCCGTCAGTGCGGCGAGTTTGAGGTCTGGCGTTCGCTGTCAGAGATGAGCCTGCCAGTGTACTGCCCGACTTGCGGCGCGTCAGCTCGGCGAATTTACACGCCACCTGCCATCGCGCTCAACGGTCCATTGCGGCTGGACCGGCAAGAACAGAAAGAACCACGACTGGTTCGGCAAGAACGAGAGCCAGAAAAACCCCGCTTTCGCTCGTCCACCTGCGGTCGTCCCTGGATGATTGGCCACTAG
- a CDS encoding acetamidase/formamidase family protein: MNTYSTGGTCPMPQTLFKVDLTKPMTEQDVPGHNRWHPDIPSVVSVNPGDTFRIECKDWTDGQIGNNDDPSDVQDVDLTVVHVLSGPIWVNGAQPGDILVVDLLDIGPLPGDEWGFTGIFDRNNGGGFLTDHFPNAAKAIWDIEGIYTSSRHIPGVRFAGIPHPGLIGCAPSHELLAKWNAREKALVEKGGPPWKPKIPPLAALPNSQNAILGTLPKSEWERVAMEAARTVPPREHGGNCDIKNLSKGSRIYFPVYVEGAKLSMGDIHFSQGDGEISFCGAIEMAGYIDLHVDLIKGGVEKYGLTNPIFKPGPVEPRYSEYLVFEGISVDEFTGEQYYLDAHVAYRRACLNAIEYLKKFGYTGEQAYLLLSCAPIEGRISGIVDIPNACCTLAIPTAIFDRNILPV; this comes from the coding sequence ATGAACACTTATTCAACAGGAGGAACTTGCCCCATGCCGCAAACGCTCTTCAAGGTGGACTTAACCAAGCCCATGACAGAGCAGGACGTCCCTGGTCACAATCGTTGGCACCCTGACATTCCGTCAGTGGTTTCGGTCAATCCAGGTGACACCTTCCGCATTGAATGCAAAGACTGGACGGATGGGCAGATAGGCAATAACGATGATCCCAGTGATGTGCAGGATGTAGACCTGACGGTGGTACACGTGCTCAGCGGTCCTATTTGGGTGAATGGCGCCCAACCCGGCGATATTTTGGTGGTGGATCTGTTAGATATTGGGCCGTTGCCAGGCGATGAATGGGGCTTTACCGGCATTTTTGATCGCAATAACGGGGGAGGATTTTTAACCGATCATTTCCCCAACGCAGCCAAAGCCATTTGGGACATTGAAGGCATTTACACATCATCGCGGCATATTCCAGGAGTGCGGTTTGCGGGGATTCCCCATCCGGGGTTGATTGGCTGTGCGCCATCCCACGAACTGTTGGCGAAGTGGAACGCTCGGGAAAAAGCCTTGGTGGAAAAGGGGGGACCGCCGTGGAAGCCAAAAATTCCCCCTCTGGCAGCTTTACCGAATTCCCAAAACGCTATCTTGGGAACGCTGCCCAAATCCGAGTGGGAAAGGGTTGCTATGGAAGCCGCCCGCACTGTACCACCCCGCGAACATGGGGGCAACTGCGACATCAAGAATCTCTCGAAAGGGTCGCGAATTTATTTCCCCGTTTATGTAGAAGGGGCCAAGTTATCTATGGGCGATATTCATTTCTCCCAGGGTGACGGTGAAATTTCCTTCTGCGGCGCGATTGAAATGGCGGGCTACATTGACCTGCATGTGGATCTGATTAAAGGGGGTGTGGAAAAGTACGGACTCACCAATCCCATCTTCAAGCCAGGGCCAGTGGAACCCCGCTACTCGGAGTACCTGGTGTTTGAGGGAATTTCGGTGGATGAATTCACGGGGGAACAGTACTACCTCGATGCCCATGTGGCTTACCGGCGCGCTTGTTTGAATGCCATTGAATACCTCAAAAAGTTTGGCTACACAGGGGAGCAAGCCTATCTGCTGCTCAGTTGTGCGCCGATTGAAGGTCGCATTAGCGGCATCGTGGACATTCCCAATGCCTGTTGCACCTTGGCTATTCCCACTGCCATCTTTGACCGCAACATCTTGCCGGTTTAG
- a CDS encoding site-specific DNA-methyltransferase produces MNRLPLFQHAQPIEAHFTSDAEIVVSHADVNDIVAQLPDKSITLIVTSPPYNLGKEYERKTSIEKYIENQSQIIAQLYRVLRDDGSICWQVGNFVENGEVYPLDILYYSIFKRLGMRLRNRIIWKFGHGLHASKRFSGRYETILWFTKSDNYIFNLDPVRIPAKYPGKRHFKGPNKGKPSGNPLGKNPSDVWEIVAQDWEELIWDIPNVKSNHPEKTIHPCQFPIELVERCVLALTNEHDWVFDPYMGVGSTLIAALMHHRRAIGCDRESSYVDIARQRILDYFNGTLCYRPLGKPVYQPTGKEKVSQIPEEWRDSAQTSFLE; encoded by the coding sequence ATGAACAGACTACCACTTTTCCAGCATGCTCAGCCTATTGAAGCGCATTTTACATCGGACGCTGAAATTGTTGTCTCTCATGCCGATGTGAACGACATTGTAGCCCAGCTTCCTGACAAATCAATAACATTAATTGTGACTTCACCACCATATAACTTAGGGAAAGAATATGAACGCAAGACATCGATAGAGAAATACATAGAAAATCAGTCCCAGATTATTGCCCAGCTCTACCGTGTTCTGCGAGACGATGGTAGCATTTGCTGGCAAGTTGGCAATTTTGTCGAGAATGGAGAGGTTTATCCGCTTGATATACTCTATTATTCTATATTCAAAAGACTGGGAATGAGACTGAGAAATCGAATTATATGGAAGTTTGGTCACGGATTACATGCGTCTAAGCGTTTTTCCGGTCGCTACGAAACTATCTTATGGTTTACAAAGTCTGACAATTACATCTTCAACCTCGATCCAGTTCGTATTCCAGCTAAATACCCCGGGAAGCGTCATTTCAAGGGGCCAAATAAGGGAAAGCCGTCGGGAAATCCTCTAGGGAAAAATCCATCCGATGTATGGGAAATCGTGGCTCAGGATTGGGAAGAACTTATTTGGGATATCCCAAATGTGAAGTCCAATCATCCAGAGAAGACAATTCACCCATGTCAGTTTCCAATTGAGCTCGTTGAGCGTTGTGTGCTTGCGCTCACTAATGAACACGATTGGGTATTTGACCCCTATATGGGAGTTGGTTCTACACTAATAGCAGCGTTGATGCATCACAGGAGAGCAATAGGTTGTGATAGGGAGTCATCGTATGTCGATATAGCTCGCCAGCGTATTTTGGATTACTTTAATGGAACACTCTGCTATCGCCCCCTAGGGAAGCCTGTTTATCAACCAACAGGAAAGGAAAAGGTATCTCAGATTCCCGAAGAATGGAGGGATTCAGCCCAAACAAGCTTTCTAGAGTAA
- a CDS encoding ABC transporter ATP-binding protein, translating into MILQSIGLRGGYGNSVVLESINLQINSGEWLTILGPNGSGKSTLLKLLSRVLAPKGGVVLLDGKSIHTQAPKVVAQQLALLPQSPPMPEGLTVKQMVSLGRNPYQSWWQWELDGEGKSKVSEALYQTNLLPLQDRPVEQLSGGQKQRAFLALALAQDTDILLLDEPTTFLDIHYQLEILDLLRSLQSQRHLTIVTVLHDINLAMRYSDRVALMHQGRLYAVGSVDTVLTKENLRAVFNIDSVCMDTPIGKQIVVLGGAVES; encoded by the coding sequence ATGATTTTACAATCGATTGGTCTGCGGGGAGGTTACGGCAATAGCGTAGTACTGGAGAGTATAAATTTACAAATCAATAGCGGTGAGTGGTTAACTATTTTGGGTCCCAATGGCTCTGGTAAATCGACTTTGCTGAAGTTACTGAGCCGTGTATTGGCACCAAAGGGTGGTGTTGTCCTTCTAGATGGCAAAAGTATTCACACCCAAGCTCCCAAAGTAGTGGCACAGCAATTGGCATTGTTACCCCAGTCTCCGCCTATGCCTGAAGGTTTGACTGTCAAGCAGATGGTGAGTTTAGGGCGCAATCCCTACCAAAGTTGGTGGCAATGGGAATTAGATGGGGAAGGTAAAAGTAAAGTATCGGAAGCTCTCTATCAAACAAATCTCTTACCGTTACAGGACAGGCCTGTAGAACAACTATCGGGTGGACAAAAACAACGGGCGTTTTTAGCCCTAGCTTTGGCACAGGATACGGATATTCTCCTCCTAGATGAACCCACTACTTTTTTAGATATTCACTACCAACTAGAAATTTTGGACTTACTCCGATCGTTACAATCTCAACGCCACCTCACGATCGTCACAGTTTTACATGACATCAATTTAGCAATGCGCTATAGCGATCGGGTAGCCTTGATGCATCAAGGACGATTATACGCTGTCGGCTCTGTGGATACAGTTTTGACCAAAGAGAACCTGAGGGCAGTATTCAATATTGATTCTGTCTGCATGGACACACCCATAGGTAAACAAATTGTTGTCCTGGGAGGAGCGGTAGAAAGTTAA